CTAGTGATCATTAGCTCCAACTTTGGGTGTTTAGATTGttatctttgttttctgtgacagtgcaggatagcctggaactcaccggCAATCCCCACCTCAGCCCTGAGTGCCGTAGTTACATTTACAGGTACAGCACCACTGCCAGTCAtacttactttaaaatatattttgcaaaACAAGACGTTACTTCTTTTCAATGTAATTATggttatgctttgttttgttttgatttttttaggtAGTTCTTAGGCTGGGGAAATGGATAAGTGGATAAACTCCCTATTACACAAACATAAAGACCCCACTTTAGCCAAGTAAACAGCCAACATGATGGTGTGCACCTATAATTATAGCACTGGGAGGCAAACTGTGAGATTCCCAGGGTGACAGCCTGCCAGTGTAGCCAAAAAGACAATCTGCAGGCTCACCAAgactgcctcaaaagaaaagttggaaagagagaagaaaaaaaaaaaaaaaaaaaaaaccccaatattAACCTCTGGTCTCTATGtgtaaacatgcatgcatgcatacatatacaaactcAGAATTCTTGTCTCTTACAGATATActaaaatatttatcattaaaTATGGTATGTGAGATGCACTTCAAAAATAATCAATTAGTTGCAGCAGAGAGAAGTTCCACCAACACGTGGGTATGGCAAAAGCAGAGAGCAGGAggtaggagcactgactgctcttccagagaacccaggctcagtgcccagcacccacacagcggCTCACAATCCTCTTTCACTCCCATTTTAGGGGACCTTTTAGCTTCTGcaggcactgtacacatgtggtatacacatTTAACATGCATGTAAAACAgtcatacatgtaaaattttaaaatcttaaaaaaaaaatcccacatatCATAATGCATAATGCACCCACCAGATgtgcctgtgggcaagcctgtagtatattttctttataagcaTACTGAGAAAGCCATAGGAACCAAGCCGgtaagcagcagccctccatgacttctgcatcagctcctgacctGACTCCGTGGATgacaagttgcttttgttcacagtgttttattacagcaactgAAACTAAGACAGTCCTGttttgaagatatattttaaaaagtcaagctCTGGCTGGACCTCTTTTTTCTTTGCAGTACTGGGAATGAATCTAGGATTTTCCACcaggctccaccactgagctacaccaccaACTTAAATGTACTGATTCTGACATTATTGTAAAATAATTGCTTTCTGTGGTGGCATTTAGCCTACTATTGTTTCCAGAGTACAAAGTTAGAAGAGAAAAAGGGTTCACACAATATAGCTAATTGGgaaagtctgtctttgtttctttccttctttcccttgtATTTTGATTTGCTTGTTTGTGAAGTaggatctcatgtaacccaggctgacctggaacacaCTGTGTCACAGGAATGATTCTGAGGCTCCTGACCCACGTCCCCACATGCTGGTAAAGAGGcctgattgttttcttctttttctcttttcttctatcattttatGGTCCTGAGGATCAAATTCAAGACCTTGCTCATGTTCACATTCAGATgctcccactgagctacagcccagccCTCTTAAGAGTAAGTCATTCAAGTATTAGTATTATTTAACTGTTTTAGACCTTTACTCACATCTTCTACATTTGGCATCATTACACTTTCTGTCTAACACGTTTTTGGCTTGCAGGAGAGTCAACATTTCAACGGTTAAAGGAGATCAAGATACTAACATATTATTTCCTATAAAAGCACATTAACTCACAACATTGTCAGCCCAGTCTGCCAGCACTGCAGAGATATAGTTCACGGCATTGAGAATCGCACAGTACCGGAAGCCCAGGGACGCTCTGCTCTCCTCCTTCATCACCTGTGTTAACCGGATCCTGAAATCATCTACTAggtccttctgtaactccaggaaCTGAAGCTTCCGGGAGGCTGTGGGGAGACTCTTATACCTGTCTgtggagaaaggaaacaaaatacatgAAAGGATCTGGGACTTTGCATGGACAGTCGGTTTTCCCTAAAACCCTGCTTTACTGCCTTTATGACAAAACTCAACTGACCATTTGTAACTCTTAAGAAATTACACATGTATACCACGACAGGACTTGTCCAACAGTATACTCGAGATCTAGATGTGTATATAGAAATGCCCCATTTCTAAAAATGCAAGTTGTGTTCTAAAATAACTGTTCCTTAATTAAGAAGCTTTGTTAGGTGAGAAGGGCTTGAGATAGATCTTGTgtggagccgacagaaggtggttatcatccttacagccatcttgagccatataccctgacaagagacttgattacattagcctacaacagctgagcacactctgataacatcttgttttagatacccaggattttcccttgggtgtgtgagacttaaaggtgtgtgacttaagggcgtgatttagagatcagatttagaggcaatacctaagggcatgacttaaaggtgtgacctaaaggtatggcttagaagtgtgacatataaaaggtgagaggcagaacAGTTCAGTACAAcctggagtaggaattaggcattgaggaagaagacacttggactagagaactcagaagaaattattattaagtattaggcacttggtagtagacacttgagacagaagagattatcaggtagtaggcacttagcacttggagaaagaacttggaacttggaggcactagggactaggaactagggactagaaactcaagacttgggacttggagagaagaagagagaatgaagaataaatgggattgaatcacactctggcctccattcttcgagtctatcttcactctctctcttgctgaaccccgacccgcagaccggagctgcttggggcagtgcgggctaacaagttagtccccaaggcttttggcagtgcgggtcccaacattgacagaatggtccgagacattttggccccaaatgtggggtagtgcagttctcaacatttttggcacccaccgtggggcagctcaggccacaacaagatctcatgtagcccaggctatggTTATGAATGgctttgaacccctgatcctccagcctctacttCCAAAATCCTGATATTTGGAATTAAGtatatgcaccaccatgtctggctagcctttaaaaaaattattcatatttttattacaatcaAAATATGTAATTATTGATTGGGTTAGAGTGAAGCTTCTTCAGGTTATCATAAAGCTCAAGAAGTGAATTGCCAGAAGAGGATGGAAGCAAAGAGGGCCCAGGATGACAGCAATGAAGATCTTCTGGCACCTGGACAGCTAGCAGTCTACAGATGCTCCACACTAACAGAGACAAAGGACACTGGCCACCCTCTGGCCAGAATAACACTGCATGAGAAGAAACCCTACATTACTTCAATTCTAAAACTACTTTATTATTCTACTCTCTTCTTCAAGTCCGGATAAACCAGTACCAGGAGAATAATATTTAAAGTTTAGGTTAGCACTAGACATGGTAGTGTGCACCcagtcctagctacctggaaagccaaggcagaaagACCATTTCAGAACAGGAGCTCAAGCCAGCTGGTCAGTGCAGTAGGCCAGTCTCTTAAAAAATGATACATGGGCGCTGGAgagaggctcagcagttaagagcatcgcCTGCTTGGAGAGGTcgctggttcagttcccagcacacactgggagctcacagtcatctgtaactcccatCTCTAGGGGATCAAGCACACTCTTCTGAATTACACAGGCACTAGGCGAGCATGTGGTGCACGAATATATGCAGGCTgggccccagcacccacatggcagctcacaaccatctgcacctccagtttcaggggctctAATaccgtcttctggcctccataggcagcaggcatgcacatggtgtacacacaatcacacagatacacacatacacataaactaaaaataagtctGTAAAATTAgagtaataaaatgaaatttgaagaCCTGTACAAAaattaacacatttttatttgttttttttccggACTTTTTCCCTTCATATGTATACCAACATTTACATCttaagttgttgttgttattttgacacagagtctcatAATACATCTAGGTGACCTGACTATGAtgactattattatttattaatatttattgttattttagtattttgaaacaagatctcactatacgtctggatggcctggaactcacacacCAGGATTATCTCAAAGCCACAAATCCTCCAGCtgctgcttccagagtgctgagagtgttgagattaaaggtaagtgctaccacacccagcttagtCCAAAGTGAGACTTCTGTCATAGATTTTTATTAGTGTAAAAACATTAAGTTACTATACAGCTATTTATtaactactaaaaaaaaaaagtatatgtgaAACATACTGctgtttaaagtttatttttatgtacatgcaTGCCAGGTACCTGAGGAGGCTGAGAGGTCAGTggatccccagagctggagtcacagtGGGTTATAACTGGGAGCTgaccaggtcttctgtaagagcagcaagtgctcagaCCTGCTGAGCAATCTCGCCAGCCTCAAACCCATTGCAATTACttgttgtttgttcattcattcgtttggtttggttttcttagaCAGgttctcatatatcccaggctgacctcaaatttgctTTGAAGCTGAGACTGGCCCTGAgctcaatcctcctgcttctaaccTCATAAGCTAGGTTGCAAGTGTGCACCCCCATGCTCAGCTTAAAAACTTAGTTCTAAATTAGCATCAAATGTTAAAAGGCCAGTGCTTACCAGTTATAACCAAAAGCAGAGTCATAAAGACTTCTGCACAGTCTGGAACCTTCATTTCATCCACATCAGTGATGTCTTTATACTGGGATACCCAGGCAGCCTCTGACGAAAGCATTGAGTCCATTTTTTGAAGAGCAACtaacatgaagaaagaaacatCAGTCAAGAAGTTATTTCATCCTTCAATTATCaacttatacattttttagaaactattttttcatacaaaataaatttgcAATCTCCCACTAATCGCACTATATTTAAAATGTCTACTTCAGAGTTACATAAGATACCTTATTCTCCCTCCTCTCAAATCCTCAGAATAGCCATGCTGACTACGTGGCACATCCAAAAATACCCAATCAGAGGTAGAAATAGTATACGGCAAAGATCTACAAAACACCAGTATCTTCTACTGGCTCAATATTTCAACATTCAACATGTAGACTGtaattccaaaaacaaaacaaacaaacaaacaaactgaagtcTTGTGGAAAGAGAACTGTCTTTGAAGGTAATTCAGTAGTTCCTGCCCAGGAAAGATTTAGGCACCTATAGCTCCTACTCAGAGCTGTAAGAAAAACCAAACTCCAAAACTTTCCACACCAGAAGCAGacactgccaggcagtggtggtacacacccttcatcctagcacttgagaggcagaggcaggtggatctcaatgAGTCTGAAGCCAACGTGGTGTATacagggagttccaggtcagacacggctacatagtgaaaccctgcctaaaacccaaaacaaaaagcgagcaagcaaacaacaacaaaaacaaacaacccaaaaaccTCAAGACAGCCCCCCGAGCCGACAGCCGCATGGGCACTTACACTTTCTCTCCACAGTCAGCCATCGCTGGAAACACGTCTCCTCCGACAGAATATGCATACAGCTGGCATATGTGCTAGGATAGCCATGGACGCTGTGCAACTCCCTTTCAAACAGCAGCACCTCGTCCACCAGATGACAGAAGAGGCTGTCATCATAGAGCAGGCAAGGAATATCCGACGCCAGCTTCTCAAGAATGAGCGTCACAAGGCCACGAGAAAACTCGAGCTGAAAGAAATGCACAGGCATGAGGGGTTGTGCCCAGGGGGCTCCACGGAAGCTGGGAGGCTCAGCTCAGCCCCTTACCCTTGCATTGACTGCAGAGCCCACTTTATCCAAGATTGGCTGAATCTTCTCATCCAGAAAGTGAGTATGGTTCCCAATCCACATAAGTACCTGAGCCAAGTACCATTCAGGCTAAGGGGAAAGGAAAGTGGTTtcaattctttatttattctatggTGATGGGAAATTCTAATCCAATGCACTTAGTTATAAACAGACACAAACATTAATCAAAAATTCCtatatgtaagaaaataattCTTACCCTGTACTTTCAAACTCACAAAAGACTTCATGATCAAATGCTTCCCAATATAGTTCCACAACAAATTCTAATAAAGTGGCTTAAGTCAGTAAactcataatttaaaataccCCATTGGGGTTAGGTGTGGCTTCATGGTATAACATTTGCCTTGCTATAAAGAGCTTTGGTTTTAATTCCGGCAtcacagaaaagaggaagagagagcataACAACAAGAACGAAGAAAATCACTCACACACTTAAGAACAAGCAtctgcccagcacccacatccctGATTCCAGagtaaaacaaaagaagcagaaaaagtcATGCCAGCAGGGTGGCCCCATGGGTAAAGGCTCCTGCcaacaagcctgacaacctgagcttgatccctggaatccacatggtggagggagagaggcaacGCCCACAGACTGTTGGTCTGTCctacacacaaagagaaaaatcaacttTTTAAAGCCCTCCAAACCTAGCATGATAAGGTATTACAAACAACTGATATTTTTGAAATAGCATTCCAAAAAAGAAGGTTCtaagataggatctcatgtagcccaagctagcctcaaagtcTCTATGTAACTGAGGGTGATGAACTTCGGATCTTCTTGTCTCTATTTTCCTAGTGCCAGGATTTCAAATATGCACCATCACACATTacttatgtggtgctggggaccaacCTGGGGCTTCACGTGAGCTGGGCAAGCGCTCTACTGCGACTGAGCTGCTTCCCAAATAATCTCTAAACAtgattttcttctgctttctcttttcaaaatgtAAACTAAAGATTCAACTCCTAGACAACTGGTCTAATTACAAATATACCTTAAAATGGATGTAACTATGTAAAGGAAATAGGCACAGAGCACTCACTTattacatttttctctgtgtatacgCATGTTTGAATGTATGTGCTTGTGCAGGTATACAAGGGCCACTGTATGTAGGCAGCAACTAGGTGACAACCTCTGGGAGTTGCCTTTCCCTTGCCATCACATGGTCCTGAGGTCAAACTCAAGCTAGCAGGCTTAGAAGTGGCCTCACCCACTGGGCCATGTCACCCGCCCCACATAAAGTGTTTTAAACTGTCTTTAGAGAAGATTCTGCAAGCATTTAAGTTTTTCTAGATGACAATTTGAAATCATATACTCAGCTGGGGCTATAACTTAGGgatagagcgcttgcctagcatgcacaaggcctgggttcaatccccagcactgactgGCATATCCCCACGTGTTCTAAATGTTGGGGATATAAATGGACTGTGTCTAATCTCAAGAACTGTCTCAGTGACAGTGCACTAAATTCATTAGGATCACACTTTCAAAATGAGCCAACACAACCCAGAATTTTCTTACACTAAATCACATTACTGCCTTTCTAAATGTCCAGTTTGTGCTTTGCCTCATTGACTACTAAGTACTAAATGATTCTGCTCTTTCAACAACATTCTATACAAAAGAGAAGACCCTTAAAGCACAAACAGGAATCTACTGCCACTAAATTCATTCATAATGAATTTGACCTGTATAATATCTGCTGTGATCTTGCTTTTAACTCAGAATATTTAGTGAACCCGGCTCCATACACTGCATCAGCTGCAGCAAACATCAGGAATAAAGATAGTGCCCAAATCCTAGTAGACTGTAATTACAGAAAAACAACAGCAGGCTACACTGATGTGGCCCCTCAGTACAAGTTTGGTaacaatttcctttaaaatacttattctatcacttcctgccatgatgtccTCGGTAGCTATGATGAGTCACTCTGGCCTGGCACCTGTGCTCAGCGGTCCATGCTCTCTCCTGTGCAACTcacttctctgtctttctatttatctatctgcaGGAGTGGTCTGTATAGTGAAGTCTGGGCATTGATCGGCTATAAAGCCTGCACACACAATGCAAATGTGATAATGTCCCAAAGACAGTGCAGATTCTGACAACTTGTCAACCTAAGCACCAGTCACATCTACAAAGAACGGCTCTGAGGCAGGAACTTAGAAGGGAAAGTAGAAAAGTGAACAGAGACAAGTCTTTAAGCTAAATGAAAGCCCAGGCACAGGTAATGTTCGCTATTAATGAAAACTCAGAGTAAAAAGGACACTGTggcataatcccagcacttggaaggcagatacAGAGGGAGcataagtctgaggccagccagagttcTCCTGAgagcctgtctgaaaaacaaaatcaaaaacacagaagagaaagtgaagcaCACACCTTGCTGATGACGTTTGTCTGCCGGCTGCCTCTGAAGTGGTACCTGAATCTCTTCTGGAGGGGTACCAGCATGATCTGGATGGGCAGGATCAcagaaggagaggcaggaagacagtATTTTTCTGGGAGTTGTTTTGGCTCAGTCAATAATTCATCTCTGACACAGGCAAGTCAAGGAAAAGGGATCAAAATCATATttatacacacagtacacatacacacaatcatttTCCACAAATGCATTAATACTTAACAAAAGGCTCAACACAAATAATGCAAAACATAACTTCATACTGAATCTGAATTCACTGAAAAGGTGTGTAGAGGCTGGCGAGATGGAAGGTTCAGaacacctgttgctcttgcagaggatttgggttctattcccagcacccacatgttggctcagCATCATCCTTAACTACGTAGTATCAGGAGATCTGacgtcctcttctgacctccacaagcacaaggcatggtgcacagacacacatacagacaaaatacaCATACTCATGAAATAATCAATCAATGACAATAAAAATGCCTTTAGAACCAATCAGTACTCAGGAAATCGAATTAAGCAACCATTTCTTCAATACTGTTACTCAGTTCCTCCCACTGCCGACTGGTCTTCCTGTCTAAGGGACCTGTACCCAATGCCAACACGCGTCAGTGGCTGGGCTGCTTTGGACGGGAACGGCCCCATAGGCTTATCCATAGGGAGTGCACTATTAATaacctggttggaggaagtgtgtcactgggagttgGCTTTgcggtttcaaatgctcaagccaggcccagtgtctcactcTTCCTTACGGCTGACAATCTGGATGCACAACTCTCagctctctccagcaccatgtcagcctgcatgccaccatgcttctcaccatgatggactaaacctctgaaactaagccaGCCTCAACGaaaggttttcctttataagagttgtcacggtcatggtgtctctttatggCAATAGAACACTGGCGAAGACAGGCATTTATCTTAGAACTCTGTTTTACAGCTCTGCCACTTCcagacaatttattttttaaagataatatataATTTCCAATAGGCAGTTACTGTCAAGTCTTAACCAGGACCCTCACATGACCGGTTGGATGCCTTTCTCCCCTGGCTGTGGAGACTGATCCAGCCATGGAGAGACACCCTCCACCACTCTGTCACAAGCTCTGCATGTGTCACTCACAAACCACACATCTTTTAGTAAGTATCCACTCCCACAAAGATACGAGGCCTGGAGTTTCAACAGCTGACAAAACAGCGTCTCCAGGTTAGCATACACCTCAGGGGCACTGGCAGGCCGGCTCACACCAACAGTTTGAGACTGGGTGTGTGTGATGAACGGCCAATGAAGCTGTGCTAAAGTCTCCTCGAAATCActgtaacagaaaagaaacagtgtTTCACATGGTCCATCACATTATCAAATAGTCATCGGAAAGCTGTCACCATGAGGAACACCTGGTAAGCTTGTCCTTGAGAATTTTATGCCAGAATTTAACTGTGGCTCTCATGAAACTAAGAAGATGAGTACAGGATGACTCCTGAAGCTTGATGTCCAGTTCTGCCATGGTCACCAGGATAGAGGCTGCCTCTGGCACACTATTGGTCATCAGGTATTGCTGAATGTTATCACTGcggaacaaagcaaaacacacgTTAATGAGAGTTTCGGTGGaatgagtgtgcttgtgtgtgtgtgtggtgtgtgtgtatggtgtgtgtgtttgtgtgtgtttggtgtgtgtgtgtgtggtgtatacagtgtgtgtttgtgtgtgtgttatgtgtgtgtgtagtatgtgtgtatggtgtgtgtgtgtgtgtatgtgtacccagAGGTCAATGCCAGGTTTCTTTTTCAATcactctctattttatttttgagacggggtctctttattaaacctggagctcaccaatttatCTGTAGATTCTAGACTGTCcgcctggccagcaagctccagtccagaaatcctcctgtctgcaTCCCCAACCTAGTTTTTTAATGTAAGTGCCAGAGCCTGAACTCAGACGtttatgcttgcatagcaagcaagCATTGTGCTGCCTAAACCATTACCCAAATCCCTCTTTGGAATAATTTTAAGCTCAGAAAATTTTCTCCTTCATgattgatataaaattatatcttcatgattgatataaaattatatatgaagCATTACATGGGCTGGCTACTTATTTCATCCTACAGTCGTATCTGCAGGAATATGGAGTCTCCTCCTTTAACACCCTAAGAGCCTGTGTTCCAGATGCTTTCCTCCACCTGTCCCTCCCCGCTCCTGAGGACAGATGTGCCACATTCTTACAGGCAATCCTCATGGTTGCAGGCAGGATTTCTTTCATAGAGTCATAGCCCCTGGGATAATGTAAGTAGTAGTTGGAACAGTGAAAGTCAGTGACCTTCAGATTCTATCTGTCTTGTACCATTGTTTCatctctacattaaaaaaa
The DNA window shown above is from Arvicanthis niloticus isolate mArvNil1 chromosome 15, mArvNil1.pat.X, whole genome shotgun sequence and carries:
- the Rint1 gene encoding RAD50-interacting protein 1 isoform X1, translated to MTESKVKLEEQVLTISSEIPKRIQSALKDAEESKQVLNQFLEQETPLFSSINSHLLTAQPWMDDLGAMINQIEEIGRHLTYLKWVSRIEELSDNIQQYLMTNSVPEAASILVTMAELDIKLQESSCTHLLSFMRATVKFWHKILKDKLTSDFEETLAQLHWPFITHTQSQTVGVSRPASAPEVYANLETLFCQLLKLQASDELLTEPKQLPEKYCLPASPSVILPIQIMLVPLQKRFRYHFRGSRQTNVISKPEWYLAQVLMWIGNHTHFLDEKIQPILDKVGSAVNARLEFSRGLVTLILEKLASDIPCLLYDDSLFCHLVDEVLLFERELHSVHGYPSTYASCMHILSEETCFQRWLTVERKFALQKMDSMLSSEAAWVSQYKDITDVDEMKVPDCAEVFMTLLLVITDRYKSLPTASRKLQFLELQKDLVDDFRIRLTQVMKEESRASLGFRYCAILNAVNYISAVLADWADNVFFLQLQQAAMEVFAENNVLSKLQLGQLASMESSVFDDMINLLERLKLDMLTRQVDHVFRDVRDAAKLYKKERWLSLPSQSEQAVMSLSSSACPLLLTLRDRLLQLEQQLCFSLFRIFWQMLVEKLDVYIYQEIILANHFNEGGAAQLQFDMTRNLFPLFSHYCKRPENYFKHVKEACIVLNLNVGSALLLKDVLQSSSEHIPATAALNEVGVYKLAQQDVEILLNLRTNWPNTGK
- the Rint1 gene encoding RAD50-interacting protein 1 isoform X3; the encoded protein is MLVPLQKRFRYHFRGSRQTNVISKPEWYLAQVLMWIGNHTHFLDEKIQPILDKVGSAVNARLEFSRGLVTLILEKLASDIPCLLYDDSLFCHLVDEVLLFERELHSVHGYPSTYASCMHILSEETCFQRWLTVERKFALQKMDSMLSSEAAWVSQYKDITDVDEMKVPDCAEVFMTLLLVITDRYKSLPTASRKLQFLELQKDLVDDFRIRLTQVMKEESRASLGFRYCAILNAVNYISAVLADWADNVFFLQLQQAAMEVFAENNVLSKLQLGQLASMESSVFDDMINLLERLKLDMLTRQVDHVFRDVRDAAKLYKKERWLSLPSQSEQAVMSLSSSACPLLLTLRDRLLQLEQQLCFSLFRIFWQMLVEKLDVYIYQEIILANHFNEGGAAQLQFDMTRNLFPLFSHYCKRPENYFKHVKEACIVLNLNVGSALLLKDVLQSSSEHIPATAALNEVGVYKLAQQDVEILLNLRTNWPNTGK